The genomic region CATCCCGATCGACCATAAGACTTTACGGCGGACCCGCAACTCGCAGGGAATCATTATCGGCACCGCACGGACGAACCCCGGCAAGGACGTTTCGCACCCGAGTCACCTTGACGATCCGGTGCGGTCTGCTCCTCTGCGGACCGTTTACGAGGCGCTCTGTTCGCTCGAGGTCGATGCGCTGGTCTCGATTGGCGGCGACGACACGCTCAAGACGGCCAATAAGTTCAAATTGTTTCAGGATCGACTTCCCGCCGGCAGCCGGCGGATTCCCGTGGTGCATCTGCCTAAGACCATCGACAACGACTACATGGGGATCGACTTCACGTTCGGCTATTTCACGGCCGTTGATACCATCGCCGGCGAAATCCGCAATCTGCTGGCCGATGCCGAGGCGAACCAGGCCTATTATCTCACCGAGGCGATGGGGCGCAGCGCCGGCTGGCTGGCCTACGGTGCGGCGATCGCCGGCGAGGCGAGCCTGGTCATGAGCGTCGAAGACGTCCACGGCCCCTATGCCGACACCGAAGAGTTCATTCATGCCAAGACCGGCGAGAAGCGGAATCGCATCGTGATGAAAGTCGATGAAGTCATCAACCGGATCGTCGAGACAATGCGGATTCGCGAGCAGGAGGGAAAGCAGTATGGCGTGATCGTCGTGGCCGAAGGGCTTGCCGAATTCCTGCCGGCCGACTTCCTCAAGGACATCCCGCGCGACGACCACGATCACATCAACATTGCTCAAGTGGGCCTGGGCCGGATGTTCGCCAAAGCGGTCGCGGATGAATACAAGAAACAGACCGGGCGGACGCGAAAGGTGACCGGGCTGCAACTCGGCTACGAAGCTCGCTGCGCCAAACCCAATTCGTTCGATGTGATGCTCGGCAGCCAGTTGGGCGTCGGGGCGTATCGTGCGCTTGTCGAGCAGCGACTCAACGGCGTGATGGTCTCCGTCTCGGGCCAGCTCGAGCTGCACTACGTCGAT from Pirellulales bacterium harbors:
- a CDS encoding 6-phosphofructokinase, with amino-acid sequence MSTAPLSRSSKTERPIHKAAILFAGGPAPAANAVISTAAVSFLRNGIQVVGVLNGYSHLVEFSKEHPLVAGSDYIPIDHKTLRRTRNSQGIIIGTARTNPGKDVSHPSHLDDPVRSAPLRTVYEALCSLEVDALVSIGGDDTLKTANKFKLFQDRLPAGSRRIPVVHLPKTIDNDYMGIDFTFGYFTAVDTIAGEIRNLLADAEANQAYYLTEAMGRSAGWLAYGAAIAGEASLVMSVEDVHGPYADTEEFIHAKTGEKRNRIVMKVDEVINRIVETMRIREQEGKQYGVIVVAEGLAEFLPADFLKDIPRDDHDHINIAQVGLGRMFAKAVADEYKKQTGRTRKVTGLQLGYEARCAKPNSFDVMLGSQLGVGAYRALVEQRLNGVMVSVSGQLELHYVDFAELVNPETLVTVVRHVDPDSDFHKLVRFLETYVNKEATNREEP